Proteins found in one Phoenicibacter congonensis genomic segment:
- the smpB gene encoding SsrA-binding protein SmpB, with product MKKKSDNKTIAKNRHAYHDYEIVEKFEAGIELVGCEVKSLQENNAQITDAFCLIRNGECWLNNLHIPPYSHGNIANVDSDRKRKLLLHKKEIRHLAQKTEEKGLAIIPLAMYYAKNGKVKVEIALARGKKLHDKRQSMKERDVNREIERALKMRSR from the coding sequence ATGAAAAAGAAAAGCGACAATAAAACAATTGCTAAAAACAGACACGCCTATCACGACTATGAAATCGTGGAAAAATTCGAGGCAGGAATTGAGTTAGTTGGCTGTGAAGTTAAGTCACTTCAGGAGAACAACGCACAAATTACCGATGCTTTTTGTCTCATTAGAAACGGAGAATGTTGGTTAAACAATTTGCACATTCCTCCATATTCGCATGGAAACATAGCAAATGTTGATTCTGACCGCAAAAGAAAGCTGCTTCTTCACAAAAAGGAAATTCGGCATCTCGCACAAAAAACCGAGGAAAAAGGTCTCGCAATTATTCCGCTTGCAATGTACTATGCAAAAAACGGAAAAGTCAAAGTCGAAATCGCGCTGGCACGAGGCAAGAAGTTGCATGATAAGCGCCAATCTATGAAAGAGCGCGATGTAAACAGAGAAATTGAGCGCGCACTTAAGATGAGGTCAAGATAA